GGGTATTCCCAACTCCGTCCCCCACCTCGACGTGATGGACGTCCCTAAACTCGGCGAAGCCCCCATGGCTTTGAAGAGATCAAAACATGCTGACAGTGTCCGTCTTCTAGTACAACGCCGAGCGTTTAGACTGATCTCGAAGGAGCACTATATCGTCAAACCATAATGTCCACTGAAGCTCGCAGGTGAAACTCTAGTGGTATAttctcatcgtcgtcatcgttgcCGTCAAGTTTCAAGACTTCGAAGCGGTTCGGCATATTGCTCAAGGTGCGTTTGTGTGGAAGAGTATGGGACTGAGCCCGGTGAGTCTGAGTAACCCCCAGGGGCTGGGCACATTCGTCGACGTCCCATTCGACCTTGGACCCCTTGTATTTCCTACATGATGTCAGCTTCCAATTACTCATACAGATACAAAGTAAGCACATCAACGTACAGCCGACTCATCATGCAGGTTCGCGCGAACATAGCATTGTGAACTGAGTTGGTGTTGATGTGACAGTTACCGTTGTTGAAGTTTACTCGAATAACAATCAAGTTGTGAATATGCTCCAGATCATCGCGAATGCCTTCTTCGGTGAGCTTCGGGTCGCACCGTCGGACGACAAGGTTACGCGTAGCGCCGATTCCGACCTTGCTCGCAACGTGGCCTGGGAGGGTAAACTGTCGATCGCACCATCGGATATCGACCTGATATGCTGGTCAGATTTTTAACACTTGTAATCTTGCAGTGTGAATACGGACCCGTTTGTGTCTGATGTACAGATCGTGGCGCCCAGCATGCTCTAAGAATGCTTTGGCGTCTGTTCCGTGCAGGAACGATACCTGGGCAGAGCGGTCGTGGGCTCTCAGAAAGATATCCAGCAGCTGGCCCCCTCGAATAACACCCGTGATATCGGAGTGTGTTGTGCCTTCGGCAAGGTTCGACATCAAAACGGTTCTTGTAGCGATTCTCTCAAGCTGCGGCCGAACAGGCAACTGTACTTCTTGGTGAGTGAAGCCATGATCGGTCTCGGTGGGAGATACTGTCGTCTCAGCCATGTCGCGTGCGTCGGGTTCGGCATCGGCCCAGTCCTGCTTGACAGGCTGATGAACGGTAAAATTTCCGCCGTGATGGCCATACTCGGGGTTCCGcacagcgacggcggctggcTTGCGAGGCTGGTTGGTCCGATGTTGAGTGAAGTTCTGAGAAGTTCCTGAAGCGGGAGCACCCGCCCGCTGCTCAGCAGCGTCTTCGTCCCAGTTGGATTCATCACTGGTCAAGACCTAGGTACACATAAATGTCCATCACTTACTCAAGGGTCATTGACCGGGGCACGATGTGGGGCCCCGACTTACAGCAAGGGTCTCTTCAGATACACCTCCTCGCAAGAGGTTGCGGCGTAAGTTTGCTTGTCAAAGGTCAGCAACCGACAGAAATTCCCGAAATCATTACATCAGGGGGCTGCGTATCAAACTTGTAACGGGATCATACCGAATTCCCGAACAGTCTTGACAAGGGTGTCATActcggcgcgggcgatgGTGAGGGTAGGGTGGGATGAATGAGCCTCTGTCTCGGCGTTCTATGTGGCAACACAGCCCATGTCAGCTTTCGGATGCCGCAGAGACAAGGGAAAGAAGATAGTATCAACGAGATGATATTGTAATATTGTAAGACGCACAAACTGAGCCCTGCGCAAATGGTCAGCTTCCTCCAAGTAATGTCACCAGCCTCACTTGCAATAGCTCGAATGCTAGCGCGGGCCAGGTGCAAGTGGgatgtaggtaggtagtggTTAGGTTTTACCTTCTGATGAGTGTATCGAGATAAGTGCGGTCGATGGAGACCGTGGTGCCGACGGACGACGCCATGACTTTCGCGCACAAAGCCAACGAAAAAAAGGGTTGGTTGAACTTGTGAAATGGCGAAGTTGTTGGCTGCGCGATTGTGAAGTGTCGGAGGCACTAACACCACTCTCCAGCCCAGGTGAAGCAGGCACCTGGAGGGCGTACCTTGACTTGGCAAGCTGGAAGGAGCTTTTATCGCGTTATCGATACGCTCATCACACGTCAAAAGTTgataaggtaggtaggtatcgAACCATTCGCGGGATCCACTTGTACAGCTGGCTCCACTTAAGGTCGTGTTGAGTTCAGCAATCCAGGCCATTTCCCAGCGGCGGAAGTGATGCCCGGTGGCCCCTGAGACGGCACGTCACCCGACGGGAAGGCTCAAGTCATCCAAACTCGTCTTTTGTTCCTCCCCAAACTCAATATCGAGGCATGACGGACGACTTGACATGAGACAAAAGGAGATCCCTGGATTTGTTTGAAGATCTTCACTTGGGCAGCAGCCTACCAATTATAGTACTCTCGCCCAGTCGGCCATTGTTCAAGAGGTTCCTTCTTACAACCGGCACTGATTAACAGAACGTAAGAGGACAACTGTCTGGAGAATGCTCCCCCGCAAAGTCCGACCACTTGCCCTATCATGCAAACATTTGAACTGGGATTGCAAAGACTCTCGTGTCACAATGTAGTGATGCATCGATCGGGTTCTCTTCCAACGGGTATATAGTCTGTCAGTTCGGGGGCTCCACTCTACTCTTGTATCGGGAATGACAGCGATGAAGGAGCTCGCACCTGCAATCTTGATTAGTCTCATAGCGTATTAAAAAGGGATGGAACAAGTTGATTGACCTGCAGCTTTCGGGCATTCTCAAGCCTAAGACTATAGTGCCTGAGACCATAGTgactccctcctcctctaaGGGCCCTTTGCCCTTACGCATCACAGGCTGTCCCTCCTCCCACACATCTGCATGTCTCGGAGAACGGCAACGCCATCTAAAAAGCATACAGTCGTCATTATACCCGGCTTCTCAGCCAACTTATGAAGTGTAGTTCGTGTTGGGCGAGTGAGGTTTCGCAGAAGTTCCGCAGAGAGGGACTGTTTCAACGTAGGAAAAGCGTTTGTCGCACAGAACTGGGAGTTCCTAGCGACGAGTGGAACAGTCTCCATCTCGGCTCGACGTCGATCTCGCCGGGGCGGGGATCACTATGAGATTTCGGTTGAAGCCATGGGTTACACTACGCCCAATATCATGAAGGCACCGGGATTTGCGACGGCCCAAGTACACTACGAAGATGAGCAATGCATGATGCGCCCCCAGAACCTGCTATGCAGGTGGGCCACGACCACCTCATGTTACTCTGTGCAATGCTCTGCATAACTGGCGCCAGTCGGGACATCCGAGTCAAATGGATACGATTATTCGGGCAAAGAAAGAATGGATGACTCTTGGATGGGTGTCACGGGTCACGAGCAATTAGAGTCCGAGACGGAAGGCGTATCTGCACGAGTGGGAAGCCGTGAGGAGATCCGGTGTTTACATTCCTTGGCCAAGAAGAGCCCCGACGATGGGAAACTGCGGCAATCAACCCTCCACCCGAGCGAAGATAAAagttgatggcctcctcAATGTGAGAGGTGGATTGAAACGGCTGACTATCGATCGGCCTCGCCTCGGTCTCATCATTGAT
The genomic region above belongs to Colletotrichum higginsianum IMI 349063 chromosome 2, whole genome shotgun sequence and contains:
- a CDS encoding RNA recognition motif containing protein, with amino-acid sequence MASSVGTTVSIDRTYLDTLIRRAQFNAETEAHSSHPTLTIARAEYDTLVKTVREFANLRRNLLRGGVSEETLAVLTSDESNWDEDAAEQRAGAPASGTSQNFTQHRTNQPRKPAAVAVRNPEYGHHGGNFTVHQPVKQDWADAEPDARDMAETTVSPTETDHGFTHQEVQLPVRPQLERIATRTVLMSNLAEGTTHSDITGVIRGGQLLDIFLRAHDRSAQVSFLHGTDAKAFLEHAGRHDLYIRHKRVDIRWCDRQFTLPGHVASKVGIGATRNLVVRRCDPKLTEEGIRDDLEHIHNLIVIRVNFNNGNCHINTNSVHNAMFARTCMMSRLKYKGSKVEWDVDECAQPLGVTQTHRAQSHTLPHKRTLSNMPNRFEVLKLDGNDDDDENIPLEFHLRASVDIMV